The following coding sequences are from one Salvia hispanica cultivar TCC Black 2014 chromosome 3, UniMelb_Shisp_WGS_1.0, whole genome shotgun sequence window:
- the LOC125212026 gene encoding cell cycle checkpoint protein RAD17 isoform X2 has protein sequence MWVEKYMPSCLGDLAVHKKKVEEVKSWFEEKLKSSADNSFSNVILISGQAGVGKSATIYAVACHLGMEVYEWRTPTPTIWQEHVHNSNSGIQYMSKLDEFESFVERIRKYGLVSSSLTRVSPASVVLLIDDLPMVNGKVSYGRLQRCLYLLLQSVRLPTAILINDYGRSESAEQHSWYWEELQSSLQNAGAYKVTFNPITANSIKRALTRICRLERLKVNDEYVDFIAKASEGDIRSAITSLQYFSLKPHPLDTLSVLNSVKTYREEKQTETNRLYDRVLLPFGKDPTLSLFHALGKFLHNKRETGSAVPSDTDVILLKEKFSRCQIKMDDPELVLCQAHGQARLVTDFLHENVLDFVNEEAIEDAWVVGAYLSDADLLLTPSSKTWEAENVLQSAAASVAVRGVLFGNTSPLSSRWHAIRRPVLWQIDQSLKHNKSRILSRRVDDPTSASLYSHSTLATEFNPALKWLGHRVSADHQVLAEVSFDEDDCNGMSVDGEVDDDEIEEW, from the exons AGTTGCTTAGGGGATCTGGCCGTTCATAAGAAGAAG GTTGAAGAAGTTAAATCATGGTTTGAGGAGAAACTCAAAAGTAGTGCG GATAATTCATTCAGTAATGTGATCCTCATCTCTGGTCAAGCTGGAGTTGGAAAATCT GCAACCATCTATGCTGTTGCATGTCATCTTGGAATGGAAGTGTATGAATGGAGAACACCTACCCCAACAATTTGGCAGGAACATGTGCATAATTCCAATTCAG GGATCCAGTATATGTCAAAGTTGGATGAGTTTGAAAGTTTTGTTGAACGGATACGAAAATATGGATTAGTTTCTTCATCCTTAACCAGAGTATCTCCAGCATCTGTTGTACTGTTAATTGATGATCTCCCTATGGTGAATGGAAAGGTCTCTTATGGAAGACTTCAGAGGTGCTTGTATCTTCTTCTGCAATCTGTCCGCCTTCCCACAGCCATATTGATCAATGACTATGGCCGGTCTGAATCTGCAGAACAGCATAGCTGGTATTGGGAAGAGCTCCAGTCATCTCTTCAAAATGCAGGGGCTTATAAG GTGACGTTCAATCCAATCACTGCCAATTCCATCAAAAGAGCACTTACAAGAATTTGCAGATTGGAAAGGCTCAAAGTGAATGATGaatatgttgattttataGCAAAAGCCAGTGAAGGAGATATAAGAAGTGCTATTACATCTTTGCAGTACTTCTCGTTGAAACCACATCCCCTTGATACTTTATCTGTTCTGAATTCGGTAAAGACATATCGAGAAGAAAAACAGACTGAGACTAACAGGTTGTATGATAGAGTTCTTCTGCCATTTGGCAAAGATCCGACTCTGTCACTATTTCATGCACTTGGAAAATTTTTGCACAACAAGAGAGAGACTGGAAGTGCAGTTCCATCAG ATACAGATGTGATTCTTTTAAAGGAAAAATTTTCCAGGTGTCAGATCAAAATGGATGATCCAGAGCTGGTACTTTGTCAAGCACATGGGCAGGCACGGCTTGTTACTGATTTTCTCCATGAAAATG TTTTAGATTTTGTGAATGAGGAAGCAATCGAGGATGCATGGGTTGTAGGAGCATACTTAAGCGATGCCGACTTGCTTCTCACCCCATCCAGTAAAACCTGGGAAGCTGAGAATGTCTTACAATCTGCTGCTGCTTCAGTTGCTGTCCGTGGAGTTTTATTTGGGAATACCAGTCCCCTATCTTCTCG GTGGCATGCAATTCGCCGTCCTGTGCTCTGGCAGATTGATCAATCTCTGAAGCACAATAAG AGTCGAATACTGAGTCGAAGGGTAGATGATCCTACTAGTGCAAGTTTGTACAGCCATTCTACTTTAGCAACTGAATTTAATCCTGCACTCAAATGGCTTGGACATAGAGTTTCAGCAGACCATCAAGTCCTAGCTGAAGTTAGCTTTGATGAAGATGACTGCAATGGTATGAGTGTAGACGGCGaggttgatgatgatgaaataGAAGAGTGGTAG
- the LOC125213249 gene encoding L-ascorbate peroxidase 3-like has protein sequence MAEREYSKQMERARRDLRALISSNNCAPIMLRLAWHDAGTYDAKTKTGGPNASIRNQAELNHAANAGLNIAIQLCEEVKAKNPRISYADLYQLAGVVAVEVTGGPTIDFVPGRKDSMASPEEGRLPDAKQGASHLRNVFNRMGLSDQDIVALSGGHTLGRAHRERSGFEGPWTQDPLKFDNSYFVELLKGDSKGLLKLPTDKVLVEDPEFRKYVILYAEDEEAFFRDYAASHKRLSELGFSPPSSLGLVIKKTMIAAAVAVTVALLSYFYEMNKRDLFK, from the exons ATGGCAGAGAGAGAGTATTCAAAGCAGATGGAGAGGGCGCGAAGGGACCTAAGAGCCCTCATCTCTTCCAACAACTGTGCCCCCATCATGCTTCGCTTGGC GTGGCATGATGCAGGCACATATGATGCAAAAACAAAGACTGGAGGTCCCAATGCTTCTATTAGGAACCAAGCTGAGCTCAATCATGCTGCTAATGCTGGTCTCAATATTGCCATTCAACTTTGTG AGGAAGTAAAAGCTAAAAATCCAAGAATCTCATATGCAGATCTTTACCAG CTTGCTGGCGTCGTTGCTGTTGAGGTAACCGGAGGCCCCACCATCGACTTTGTTCCAGGCCGAAAG GATTCCATGGCCTCCCCGGAAGAAGGGCGCCTTCCCGATGCCAAACAAG GTGCTTCCCACCTAAGGAATGTTTTTAATCGAATGGGCCTCTCCGACCAAGATATTGTAGCACTATCCGGGGGGCATACACTG GGAAGAGCACATCGTGAGAGGTCAGGATTTGAAGGCCCTTGGACACAAGATCCTCTCAAATTTGACAATTCTTACTTTGT GGAGCTTCTTAAAGGAGATTCAAAAGGTCTGCTAAAACTACCGACTGATAAAGTTCTCGTAGAGGATCCCGAGTTCAGGAAATACGTGATCTTGTATGCTGAG GATGAAGAAGCATTCTTCAGAGACTATGCTGCTTCGCACAAAAGGCTGTCGGAGCTAGGATTCAGTCCACCGTCGTCTTTGGGATTAGTTATCAAGAAGACAATGATCGCGGCTGCTGTAGCTGTGACAGTGGCACTTCTGAGTTACTTCTATGAAATGAACAAAAGAGACTTGTTTAAGTGA
- the LOC125213247 gene encoding pentatricopeptide repeat-containing protein At5g08510-like, with translation MKWNHQASMRPAMAILLDPLLNSSQFQHPPSSYATVFQAFTGKNLLKLGQQLHAHIEIRGLRPTPFLAAKMVAMYASSGDITSAARIFHSVQNPSLLLFNSIVRAYSLYKYSEETLQIFTKLHSLNLRGDYFTYPFVLKSVANLELLRIGKCIHSMSMRDGLEFDLYVATSLIVMYVKCGKLADARRLFDEMPVRDVSSWNSLISGYMKEGAVDSARELFEEMPTKNIVSWTSMISGYTQNGLAANALQLFDKMLGRGSDLKPNWVTIMSVLPACAHSSALEQGRRIHGFAREEGLDGHPSVQTALVGMYAKCGSLPDAKLCFDRINPRSRSLVAWNSMISAYASHGRGEEAVHTFDLMVQEGFRPDSITFTGLLSGCSHSGLVELGLRFFDSMSSDYQVEKRHEHYACIVDLLGRAGRLVEAYEVISKMPMPAGASVWGSLLAAGRSHRNLEISELSAKKLFELEKENSGNYVILANMYAEAAMWDEAKALRALQKSQNVRKNPGCSWVENDGNAIIFLGGDDISSNPQTVEI, from the coding sequence ATGAAATGGAACCACCAAGCTTCTATGAGACCAGCAATGGCCATACTTCTAGATCCCCTCCTCAATTCATCCCAGTTCCAACACCCACCCTCCTCCTACGCCACCGTATTCCAAGCTTTCACCGGCAAAAACCTCCTCAAATTAGGTCAACAGCTCCACGCACACATCGAAATCCGCGGCCTCCGCCCCACGCCCTTCCTCGCCGCCAAAATGGTTGCAATGTACGCCAGCTCCGGCGACATCACTTCCGCCGCCAGGATCTTCCACTCCGTCCAAAACCCCTCTCTTCTCCTCTTCAATTCCATAGTTCGAGCTTACAGTCTGTATAAATACTCCGAAGAGACTCTGCAGATTTTTACGAAATTGCATTCCTTGAATCTTCGCGGCGATTATTTCACCTACCCTTTCGTGTTGAAATCAGTCGCGAATCTGGAGCTTCTCCGCATCGGCAAATGCATACATTCGATGAGCATGAGAGACGGGCTGGAATTCGATTTATACGTGGCGACATCGCTGATCGTCATGTATGTGAAATGTGGGAAGCTCGCCGATGCGCGCAGGCTTTTCGACGAAATGCCTGTGAGAGACGTCTCGTCTTGGAACTCATTGATCTCGGGTTATATGAAAGAAGGCGCGGTTGATTCAGCACGAGAGCTGTTTGAAGAAATGCCAACGAAGAACATTGTGTCGTGGACGAGTATGATATCAGGTTACACCCAAAACGGCCTTGCAGCTAACGCTCTCCAACTGTTTGATAAAATGTTGGGGAGAGGCTCGGATTTGAAGCCGAATTGGGTGACGATCATGAGCGTTCTCCCCGCTTGTGCCCATTCGTCTGCGTTAGAGCAAGGCAGGAGGATCCACGGCTTCGCACGAGAGGAGGGCTTGGACGGTCATCCGTCAGTGCAGACTGCGTTAGTAGGAATGTATGCGAAATGTGGGAGCCTTCCCGATGCCAAGCTGTGCTTTGATCGAATCAATCCAAGATCGAGGAGTTTAGTCGCCTGGAACTCGATGATCAGTGCTTATGCTTCTCATGGGCGAGGCGAAGAGGCAGTCCACACATTCGACCTCATGGTTCAAGAAGGTTTTCGCCCGGATAGCATTACGTTCACAGGGCTTCTATCGGGTTGCAGTCATTCCGGTTTAGTGGAATTAGGGTTGAGATTCTTCGATTCCATGAGCTCGGACTATCAAGTGGAGAAAAGGCACGAGCACTATGCATGCATTGTGGACTTGTTGGGGCGCGCTGGGAGATTAGTCGAGGCCTATGAGGTCATCTCCAAAATGCCAATGCCGGCTGGGGCAAGCGTGTGGGGGTCATTGCTGGCTGCAGGGAGAAGCCATCGCAATCTTGAGATATCTGAGCTGTCAGCCAAGAAGCTATTCgagttggagaaggagaaTAGTGGGAACTATGTGATACTTGCGAATATGTATGCAGAAGCTGCAATGTGGGATGAGGCGAAGGCGTTGAGGGCTCTGCAGAAATCGCAGAATGTGAGGAAGAATCCCGGATGCAGTTGGGTTGAGAATGACGGGAAtgctattatttttcttggtgGCGATGATATTTCATCAAATCCTCAAACAGTAGAGATTTGA
- the LOC125213248 gene encoding alpha/beta hydrolase domain-containing protein 17B-like yields MGGVTSSIAAKFAFFPPTPPSYTVVADDSRGGALCIPEVPQREGVDVLKLRTRRGNDVVAVYITHPKATATMLYSHGNAADLGQMYELFVEITLRLRINLMGYDYSGYGQSSGKPSECNTYTDIDAVYKCLKEKYGVKDEQLILYGQSVGSGPTIDLASRSPNLRGVVLHSPILSGLRVLYPVKRTYWFDIYKNIDKIGAIECPVLVIHGTADEVVDCSHGKQLWELCKVKYEPLWINGGGHCNLELYPEFIKHLKRFVLALGRAKPAVNGVVTPSLSSDIKLTTSVSSDSKLTAGESSGTESFDLQPDVPDISRNSLDSRLDKSKKTSKPEKSRMSTDRVERFRRRKGLIW; encoded by the exons ATGGGCGGGGTGACGTCATCGATCGCGGCTAAGTTTGCCTTCTTCCCTCCGACTCCGCCTTCATACACGGTCGTGGCCGACGACTCTCGCGGCGGAGCGCTTTGCATACCGGAGGTTCCGCAGAGGGAAGGCGTCGACGTCTTGAAGCTGAGGACGCGCCGCGGTAACGATGTGGTCGCGGTGTACATCACCCACCCCAAGGCCACTGCTACGATGCTCTATTCACACGGAAACGCCGCCGATTTAGGTCAGATGTATGAGCTGTTCGTGGAGATTACCCTCCGCCTTCGCATCAATCTGATGGG GTATGACTACTCAGGTTATGGTCAGTCGTCCGGAAAG CCGTCAGAGTGTAACACATACACAGACATTGATGCTGTATATAAATGCCTGAAGGAGAAGTATGGAGTGAAAGACGAACAGTTAATACTTTATGGGCAGTCTGTTGGTAGTGGTCCCACTATTGATCTAGCATCACGGTCACCAAACTTGAGAGGTGTTGTTTTACATAGCCCGATATTATCTGGTTTAAGAGTATTGTACCCTGTAAAGCGGACATATTGGTTTGATATCTACAAG AATATTGACAAAATTGGTGCTATAGAATGTCCAGTTCTTGTTATCCAT GGTACTGCTGATGAAGTTGTCGATTGCTCCCATGGGAAGCAGCTTTGGGAGCTTTGCAAGGTAAAATATGAACCTTTATGGATAAATGGAGGTGGGCACTGCAATCTTGAACTATATCCCGAGTTCatcaaacatttaaaaaggTTTGTTCTGGCTCTTGGGAGAGCAAAGCCAGCTGTGAATGGTGTGGTAACACCATCACTTAGTTCAGACATTAAGCTTACAACATCAGTTAGTTCAGACAGTAAGCTTACAGCTGGTGAAAGCAGCGGCACAGAGTCATTTGATTTGCAACCAGATGTTCCAGACATTTCTAGAAATAGTTTGGATAGCCGACTTGACAAGTCCAAGAAGACGAGCAAGCCTGAAAAGTCTAGAATGAGCACAGATCGTGTCGAAAGATTCCGGAGAAGAAAAGGGTTGATCTGGTAG